Proteins from one Corallococcus exiguus genomic window:
- a CDS encoding DUF3332 domain-containing protein has product MKLRPSRWLGVLCAGVLMMSATGCFGSFKLTTKIWQFNKGISGNKFVQWLVFLIFVVVPVYEIGTLVDALVVNSIEFWTGSNPVSSVEGEDSNTRIVKLGPTDTLKMSRDVESGVMRLELQREGQEPVVRYFEPLEDGMVARDEAGALLIRAQGQTDGAVKVTDATGSTVTVHARDAVDAARQLFLDGGAPALARFATHQGQLSQGMATLDTCTP; this is encoded by the coding sequence ATGAAGTTGCGTCCGTCCCGCTGGCTCGGTGTGCTGTGCGCGGGTGTCTTGATGATGAGTGCGACGGGCTGCTTCGGCTCGTTCAAGCTCACGACGAAGATCTGGCAGTTCAACAAGGGCATCTCCGGCAACAAGTTCGTCCAGTGGCTGGTGTTCCTCATCTTCGTCGTGGTGCCCGTCTATGAAATCGGCACGCTGGTGGACGCGCTCGTCGTCAACAGCATCGAGTTCTGGACCGGCAGCAACCCGGTGAGCAGCGTGGAGGGAGAAGACTCCAACACGCGCATCGTGAAGCTGGGCCCCACCGACACGCTGAAGATGTCCCGCGACGTGGAGTCCGGCGTCATGCGTCTGGAGTTGCAGCGCGAGGGCCAGGAGCCCGTGGTGCGCTACTTCGAACCGCTGGAGGACGGCATGGTCGCGCGCGACGAGGCGGGCGCCCTGCTCATCCGCGCGCAGGGCCAGACGGACGGCGCGGTGAAGGTGACGGACGCCACCGGCTCCACCGTGACGGTGCACGCACGGGACGCGGTGGACGCCGCGCGCCAGCTCTTCCTGGACGGCGGCGCGCCGGCGCTCGCGCGGTTCGCCACGCACCAGGGACAGCTCTCCCAGGGCATGGCCACGCTCGACACCTGCACGCCGTAA
- a CDS encoding sigma 54-interacting transcriptional regulator, translated as MSTVPPAPIPAHTVVVARAQAERLSAQRFHLVLLDTERAGTVYPLATEDLRVGKSTDNDVVIDHPTVSRNHLVVRRQGDRFLVQDLGSTNGTFLDGAQVREAYLRPGALLEVGDVRLRFSPQMTPVQVEPTVEDRLGDLVGRSVPMRQIFALLQRIAPTDSTVLLVGETGSGKGAGAKAIHKLSPRTAGPLVVFDCASVSDSLIESELFGHEKGAFTGAVGQRIGCLERAHGGTLFLDEIDDLALDLQPKLLRAIEDREFRRLGSSTPISFDARIVVASKKDLWAETQAGRFREDLYFRLSVFTFSLPPLRDRKEDIPLLVEAFAGEGLWPRLPEKIQEQFLGHTWPGNVRELRNALERARHMVDIPGLTGDNLLREFTRDVPTPAGDFLPVEFTGPFKVCKDELVRAFEREYLTRLLGRARGNIARAAREAELDRKHLYSLLHKYGLVQSEPD; from the coding sequence ATGTCCACCGTCCCTCCCGCCCCCATCCCCGCGCACACCGTCGTCGTCGCCCGTGCGCAGGCGGAGCGACTGTCCGCCCAGCGCTTCCACCTGGTGCTGCTGGACACCGAGCGCGCGGGCACCGTGTACCCGCTCGCCACGGAGGACCTGCGCGTCGGCAAGTCCACCGACAACGACGTCGTCATCGACCACCCCACGGTGAGCCGCAACCACCTGGTAGTGCGCCGTCAGGGCGACCGCTTCCTCGTGCAGGACCTGGGCTCCACCAACGGCACCTTCCTGGACGGCGCCCAGGTGCGCGAGGCCTACCTGCGCCCCGGTGCCCTGCTGGAAGTGGGCGACGTGCGCCTGCGCTTCAGCCCGCAGATGACGCCCGTGCAGGTGGAGCCCACCGTCGAGGACCGGCTGGGCGACCTCGTGGGCCGCAGCGTGCCCATGCGGCAAATCTTCGCGCTGCTCCAGCGCATCGCCCCCACGGACTCCACCGTGCTGCTCGTGGGCGAGACGGGCTCCGGCAAGGGCGCGGGCGCCAAGGCCATCCACAAGTTGAGCCCCCGCACGGCCGGACCGCTCGTCGTGTTCGACTGCGCCAGCGTGTCCGACTCGCTCATCGAGTCCGAGCTGTTCGGCCATGAGAAGGGCGCCTTCACCGGCGCGGTGGGCCAGCGCATCGGGTGCCTGGAGCGCGCCCACGGCGGCACCCTCTTCCTGGACGAAATCGACGACCTCGCCCTGGACCTGCAGCCCAAGCTCCTGCGCGCCATCGAGGACCGCGAGTTCCGCCGCCTGGGCTCCTCGACCCCCATCTCCTTCGACGCGCGCATCGTCGTGGCCAGCAAGAAGGACCTGTGGGCGGAGACGCAGGCGGGCCGCTTCCGCGAGGACCTCTACTTCCGCCTGTCTGTCTTCACCTTCAGCCTGCCACCCCTGCGCGACCGCAAGGAGGACATCCCGCTGCTCGTGGAGGCCTTCGCCGGCGAAGGCCTGTGGCCCCGGCTGCCGGAGAAGATTCAAGAGCAGTTCCTGGGGCACACCTGGCCGGGCAACGTGCGCGAGCTGCGCAACGCCCTGGAGCGCGCCCGGCACATGGTGGACATCCCAGGCCTCACCGGGGACAACCTCCTGCGCGAGTTCACCCGCGACGTGCCCACGCCCGCCGGGGACTTCCTGCCGGTGGAGTTCACCGGGCCGTTCAAGGTGTGCAAGGACGAGCTCGTCCGCGCCTTCGAGCGCGAGTACCTCACGCGCCTGTTGGGCCGCGCCCGAGGCAACATCGCCCGCGCCGCCCGCGAGGCGGAGCTGGACCGCAAGCACCTCTATTCACTGCTGCACAAGTACGGGCTCGTTCAGAGCGAGCCGGACTGA